The following proteins come from a genomic window of Deinococcus malanensis:
- a CDS encoding V-type ATPase subunit subunit G family protein, producing MDVSSRVLSELASREAALDAQIEAAREEARREVEAAEAEAARILRDAETRAQALQAEHDQQLAAETARIREEARSKAEGDAYATRERASARIQQAAEHILRAVLP from the coding sequence TTGGACGTTTCAAGTCGAGTCTTGAGTGAGCTGGCCAGCCGTGAGGCCGCGCTGGACGCGCAGATCGAAGCCGCCCGTGAGGAAGCCAGGCGGGAAGTCGAAGCGGCAGAAGCTGAAGCGGCCCGCATCCTCCGCGACGCGGAAACGCGCGCGCAGGCCCTGCAGGCCGAGCATGATCAGCAACTCGCCGCCGAGACTGCACGCATCCGTGAGGAAGCTCGCAGCAAGGCAGAAGGCGACGCGTATGCAACCCGTGAACGTGCCTCGGCGCGCATTCAGCAGGCTGCCGAGCACATCCTGAGGGCGGTGCTGCCGTGA